In Gossypium raimondii isolate GPD5lz chromosome 12, ASM2569854v1, whole genome shotgun sequence, a single window of DNA contains:
- the LOC105763162 gene encoding nuclear transcription factor Y subunit C-2: MKSNKDMISADTPILFSKACELFILELTLRAWLHTEEGKRRTLQGCDVSKAIRQEEALHFLFDVVPLINHKDDDGKFLEENEHHPVNQPQFPLLDMNAELVIRSR, encoded by the exons ATGAAATCTAATAAAGAT ATGATCAGTGCAGACACTCCTATCTTGTTCTCCAAGGCCTGTGAGCTCTTCATTCTAGAGCTCACCCTTCGTGCATGGCTGCATACTGAAGAAGGCAAACGCCGAACCCTACAGGGCTGTGACGTTTCCAAGGCGATAAGGCAAGAGGAGGCACTCCATTTCTTATTTGATGTCGTCCCGTTGATTAACCACAAG GATGATGATGGGAAATTTCTCGAGGAAAATGAGCATCATCCTGTTAACCAACCGCAGTTTCCTCTGTTGGACATGAATGCT GAGCTGGTTATTAGGAGTAGATGA